The following are encoded together in the Nitrospira sp. genome:
- a CDS encoding phosphatidylserine decarboxylase family protein: MADRAVGVPFAKEGFPFIGAAAGVTLCAGWMGWTPVAAVAAGLTLFVSWFFRNPARVIPEGSGLIVAPGDGKIIAIEEEFEPRYLKDRSLRVTIFLNVFDVHINRIPCEGVIEDVQYQPGLFLVASKPEATIKNEQNALMIQAASGARVLCVQVAGLIARRIVCWVSPKDRAKLGERFGLIRFGSRMDTFLPIGTKLRVAVGDRVKGGATILGDLR; this comes from the coding sequence GTGGCTGATCGTGCCGTCGGTGTCCCGTTTGCCAAAGAGGGGTTTCCCTTCATCGGTGCGGCAGCGGGCGTTACACTCTGTGCTGGATGGATGGGTTGGACGCCGGTTGCCGCGGTGGCGGCTGGTCTGACACTGTTCGTGTCGTGGTTTTTCCGCAACCCCGCGCGGGTGATTCCGGAAGGCTCTGGACTGATCGTGGCGCCAGGCGACGGGAAAATCATTGCCATCGAAGAAGAGTTCGAGCCTCGCTATCTCAAGGACCGCAGCCTCCGGGTCACGATCTTTCTGAACGTGTTCGACGTTCACATCAACCGGATTCCCTGCGAAGGGGTCATTGAAGATGTGCAGTACCAGCCGGGACTCTTTTTGGTTGCCAGTAAGCCGGAGGCGACGATCAAGAATGAGCAAAATGCGCTGATGATTCAAGCGGCCAGCGGTGCAAGGGTCTTGTGCGTGCAAGTGGCGGGGCTCATTGCCCGGCGCATTGTCTGCTGGGTCTCCCCTAAAGATCGGGCAAAGCTCGGAGAGCGGTTTGGTTTGATCCGATTTGGTTCGCGGATGGACACATTTCTTCCCATCGGTACGAAACTCAGAGTGGCCGTTGGAGATCGTGTGAAAGGCGGAGCAACCATCTTGGGAGACCTACGATGA
- the pssA gene encoding CDP-diacylglycerol--serine O-phosphatidyltransferase — MKGNGLRQSLGKEARKRQAMHLIPNLFTTGNLFCGVYAILSVFNANYMAAAIAILVAMIFDVLDGKSARLTNSTSHFGLEYDSLSDVVSFGVAPGLLIYSWALSGQGMFGVAVMFAYVAMGAVRLARFNSTVALADSKYFTGLAIPAAAGVVASLVILDHHIVRMGTEVKPVLVLVITLALSFLMVSTVKYRSFKDMKFKGRQQITYLVWGILALMMIAAWPEVMLFVVFSGYALMGPTERLFWLMAKAVGKKPLSKSDQPVIEPKS, encoded by the coding sequence ATGAAGGGAAACGGCTTGCGACAATCGTTGGGGAAGGAAGCGCGGAAACGTCAGGCGATGCATCTGATTCCCAATCTCTTCACGACGGGGAACCTGTTTTGCGGTGTCTATGCCATCCTGTCTGTCTTCAATGCCAACTATATGGCGGCAGCGATTGCCATTTTGGTCGCAATGATTTTCGATGTGTTGGATGGAAAGTCGGCCCGACTGACGAACAGCACGAGCCATTTCGGATTGGAGTATGACTCCCTGTCCGATGTGGTGTCGTTCGGTGTCGCCCCGGGTCTCCTGATCTACTCCTGGGCGCTGAGCGGACAAGGTATGTTCGGTGTCGCCGTGATGTTCGCCTATGTCGCGATGGGGGCGGTCCGGCTCGCGCGTTTCAATTCAACGGTCGCGCTGGCTGACAGCAAGTACTTCACCGGGTTGGCGATTCCCGCGGCTGCCGGAGTGGTCGCGTCGCTGGTGATTCTCGACCATCATATTGTCCGGATGGGGACGGAAGTGAAGCCGGTGTTAGTGTTGGTCATCACGCTCGCTCTTTCCTTCCTCATGGTTAGTACCGTGAAGTATCGCAGCTTCAAGGATATGAAGTTCAAAGGCCGCCAGCAGATTACCTATCTAGTGTGGGGCATTCTTGCGCTCATGATGATTGCGGCCTGGCCTGAGGTGATGCTGTTTGTGGTATTTTCGGGCTATGCGTTGATGGGACCGACCGAACGATTGTTCTGGTTGATGGCGAAAGCCGTTGGGAAGAAACCTCTTTCCAAGTCTGACCAGCCTGTGATAGAACCCAAATCGTAA